A window of Camelus ferus isolate YT-003-E chromosome 1, BCGSAC_Cfer_1.0, whole genome shotgun sequence genomic DNA:
GGAGAAGAAAGCTCGCGAAAGAGAGACATCGGGTCAACAAGGAAGCTGAGTCCACTCAACTAGAAAAGAAGCAAAGCCATCATGGCTTCAGTGTCTACTCATGGAAACCAAAACAAAGGTCCCCATTTGCCACCACCAAGCAAGCAGTCTGTTGTTTTGTCCAAAATCGAAACTGCACATCCACAGAGCAGAGATTTCAAAGATTATCCAGGAATGTCAAGAAGAAAGTTTCTGGAAGAGagctctgcctttttctctcaTAAGCATGCTTGTCACCCAAGGACTGGTCCACCAAGGTTATTTAGCAGCTAATCCAAGATTTGGATCATTGCCTAAAGTCGCACTTGTTTCTGTCTTGGGATTTGGCCTTGGAACGGCATCGTACATAAGAGAATGCCAGAGTAAATTCCACTCCTTTGAAGATCAGCTGCGTGGGGCTGATTTTGGTCCAGCACATAACAGGCACTGCCTGCTTACCTGTGAGGAATGCAAAATAAAGCATGGATTAAGTGAGGAGGGACGTTCACAACCTTCGGCTTCCTAAACTCTGTGGCTGTGGCTTTTGAAGTTTCTAAAAACCTCTGAATttgtacacatttaaaatttcaagtgtGCTTTAAAATAACATACTTATAGTGGAACAGaaacattctgatttttctcactCTATTGAAATGCTTTCAGTGTTAATTCTCAATTGACTTGAGCATTACATGTTTTTCTGCTACTTAAGATCATGTTGGGAGCATTCACACACCAAAAGAAATAATGTCGCACTCTTGCTTGCTTACAGCtaattaaaagaattaagagacgtaaaacaaagaaaaaattctggttctctgaaaaactaacaaaaatcaaACGAAATCAACCAAATactaaatgacaaaagaaaaataaccatcaaaacagaatttttaaagtcataagcAACTACTTTGCACATCACTAtgcaaatacatttgaaaaattagatgaaatggataattttCTACTATAATACAGTCTATCAGAATTGACTCCAACTGAGATCAAAAGCTTAAGAAGACTGATGTCCAACtgttcaattgaaaaaaaaaggtactcAGGTGGAATAAACATCTGAAGCAagactataattttcttttaaaattatttgaaattgatTGTAATAAACATGAACaaattcaacaggaaaaaaaaaagacagatgtcCATATAAAAAATAGAGACATTTACTCACAAAAAAGGCACCAGACTCAGTTTCAAAGGGAAATTCTATCACATCTTCCAAGACCAGATAGTCCTAATACAACATTAATCTAGAGATGAGAAAAAGTCCACATTCTTTTCATGAATTAAAGAATAACGTTGATCCCTAAACCcaacaaaaatgatacaaagaaaatgacagagcAATATCACTTACGTACATTGatgaaaaaatccaaaataaaatattagtaaacaggACTCAGTACCACATTAAGGAAATAATACACCATATCCAATGGATTTATTTCAGGAATACAAGGGTGgtttattattagaaaataaattactataattcaccatattaatagATCTAAGTAGAAAAATCACGTGACGATCTCCATAAAGgctgaaaatatatttgacaaaaattaACACCTATTTTTGATGTAAAAAAGCACTCAAGAATATAGGAATTAATGGATATTTCCTTACTGTAATAAAATGTATACACTGCAGTCCTAAAGCCAGGATCTTACAGATGACTTAATAGTGTATCTATAGATCTTAGAGAATTCATAATAAAACTAACCATGCAATAAGAGTTCTAAGGTTAGCAGGAGATAAAGCTAACATAGAAATCAATAGCATTTTTGGTGCACTAACAATaaccagttagaaaatataatagaagaaaaagccctatttacaatagcaaccaAAAAAAGGCAAATTCTAAGGAATAAACGTAACAAAAACTGCAAAATCAACgtgaagaaaactttaaaacactcTTCAAAGTAGGcttgaacaaaaggaaagacattcATGTTcttaaatacagtcacattagaAAGCTGTCTGTTCTTCCcaagttaatttataaattaaataagattctaaagttcatataagaaaaaacatgaaagaatatctttttttaaaaaacttgaaaaagaagaactatAAGATAAAAGCAGTACTCTGtaccagatattaaaatatagaacatCTATAATTAAAGTTTGATATTGGTACATGAATAGACAGACAGATCTATGAACTCCAGAATTAAACTTAAGTATATATGGAAATTCAGAATGTGATAAAGGAAGCATCTAAAAACCACTGGGGCAAATATATGATATTTGAGGACAATTAGAGAACCATTTTGAAAAAGATCAAATTGGATTATACCTCAAACCATACACAAGGATAATCTCCAAATGCATCAgttctaaatgtaaaaaataaaaaatacaatcataaaaatactagaagaaataTATGGTGGATTCCTTTACAAACTGAATGTGGGAAAAGGCTATGACTTGAAATCCAGattcaataaaaggaaatactgatacagttgactacataaaaattaaaaattgtcacATCACAAAAAAGAACACCAAAAGTAAAGTCCAATGGCAAATCACTAACTGAGGGGAAAACATTTGCAACATGTATCACAGATAACGGGCAATATCcctaatatataaattatttttaaaaaccataggaaacaaggacaaaaaaaaaaccaatataaaaataggcaaaagatatgaacacaCAATTCCCTTATtgtgagagaagaaaaagtcTGTGAAGATGAGCAGGCTCTTGTCCTGACGGTTTGTAAACAGAGCTACAGAGGCCACCAACTTCTCTTTTAATAAAACGGTAAACACCGGGAAGCTGCAAGGGCTTTTAATATCAGGTGTTTCAAACACCTCTGAGTGGTACTTAACTGAAAACAGCATAATGAGTTAGAAAGCTGTGATACAGTCTAACAACAGGGTCAGTTTTTATCAATGGTTAATGACAGCTGAAGCCTTGAAGATAGCACCAAATTGTACTTAACGATTTTGGATTTCTTTACATGTGGCTTTAAAAGTGACTAAGGAAGTATGCATGCttctctgaaaaacaaagcaaaaacaaaactctatttttatttctaacaactGAGTAGACATTGTTATGATCTCTTTAACCAATGATTCACTGTTAAATGGTTGGAATATAAGGTCAGCTCCAACCATGAATCTCTGCGATACTACAATAATACATTCTCTGTTCCCTCAGCTGGGCACGCATAACCAAAGTGCCACTGGGCACTTGCTGGCAATAGATCCTAATTGTCCATAAAGTTCTT
This region includes:
- the LOC102521266 gene encoding LOW QUALITY PROTEIN: OCIA domain-containing protein 2-like (The sequence of the model RefSeq protein was modified relative to this genomic sequence to represent the inferred CDS: inserted 2 bases in 1 codon), whose product is MASVSTHGNQNKGPHLPPPSKQXLLFCPKSKLHIHRAEISKIIQECQEESFWKRALPFSLISMLVTQGLVHQGYLAANPRFGSLPKVALVSVLGFGLGTASYIRECQSKFHSFEDQLRGADFGPAHNRHCLLTCEECKIKHGLSEEGRSQPSAS